Proteins found in one Leptospira neocaledonica genomic segment:
- the recG gene encoding ATP-dependent DNA helicase RecG: MKNSVSDKKNSNISLTSSIGVVKGVGPKKQEVLESVGIKTIQDLLGWFPRRYLDRNLTENILLKQGESVTLILEVIDSYLAHGKKSRLVVSAKTKNNEPISLVFFRGIQFFRRVFQPGILVAVTGKLEYFRGFQLMHPDYEVLSYGGNSDISEDDLPESIHTGRIIPLYPTTEAMRDEHLNSRELRKLIHFALKLLEGRIQEILPAQVVKKRNLMDRAQAYNEIHFPTEDEQLGRARTRFKYEELYYFNLLIDYKRSQRAKIPRVLWPLPESKTANDLIKNLPFELTPDQKESLTKISEWTKSDTPAAILLQGDVGSGKTLVALLTALKYTDNQVQVCMVAPTEILARQHYQTVMNFLGNMPFLRIELLVGKEPKKTRAEKIFRIKTGESLFIIGTHSVFQEDVTFKDLGLAIIDEQHKFGVEQRETLRAKGKNPDILAMTATPIPRTLCLTLYGDLELVTLKNRPAGRIPIKTLWFTESKRSGVYKSIQKYVSQGRQCYIVYPLVEESEKSDLKSCIEAYETLRKDVFPEFKVGLLHGKMETSEKDRIMKLFQQNEINILVSTTVIEVGVDVPNASVMVIEHSDRFGISQLHQLRGRVGRGKHESFCILISDSKITEEARYRIQALVDSDDGFFLSEADLKLRGPGELLGVRQSGLPDFKIADLREDSQWIEISREDAAQFGNLGDLEKSEIVSRFSEGALLFSN; this comes from the coding sequence ATGAAGAACTCGGTCTCTGATAAAAAAAATTCTAATATTTCCCTAACTAGCTCCATCGGAGTAGTAAAAGGTGTTGGTCCTAAAAAGCAGGAGGTTTTGGAATCCGTTGGGATCAAAACCATTCAAGATCTTTTAGGATGGTTTCCTCGTAGATACTTAGATCGAAACTTAACGGAGAACATACTTCTCAAGCAGGGAGAATCGGTTACCTTAATTCTGGAGGTGATCGATTCTTATCTAGCTCATGGAAAAAAATCCAGACTGGTAGTTTCTGCAAAAACAAAAAACAACGAACCGATCAGTTTAGTCTTTTTTAGAGGGATCCAATTTTTCCGTAGGGTTTTTCAACCTGGGATTCTTGTGGCTGTTACCGGCAAGTTGGAATATTTCAGAGGATTCCAACTCATGCATCCGGATTACGAAGTTCTATCTTACGGTGGAAATTCCGACATTTCGGAAGACGATCTTCCGGAGAGTATCCATACAGGACGGATCATTCCACTTTATCCTACAACCGAAGCCATGAGAGATGAACATCTTAACTCCAGGGAGCTCCGGAAACTTATCCATTTTGCATTAAAACTTTTGGAAGGTAGAATCCAGGAAATTCTTCCGGCTCAAGTGGTCAAAAAAAGAAATCTTATGGATCGAGCTCAGGCTTATAATGAGATCCATTTTCCCACAGAAGACGAACAATTGGGAAGAGCAAGGACCAGATTTAAATACGAAGAATTATATTATTTTAATCTTCTGATAGATTACAAACGTTCTCAAAGAGCAAAAATACCTAGAGTTCTTTGGCCTCTTCCTGAATCCAAAACCGCAAACGATCTGATCAAAAATCTGCCTTTCGAGTTGACCCCGGATCAGAAAGAAAGCCTGACAAAAATTTCAGAATGGACCAAGTCGGACACTCCTGCTGCAATCCTATTACAAGGAGATGTGGGGTCCGGAAAAACCCTTGTGGCACTTTTGACTGCCCTCAAATACACGGACAATCAGGTCCAGGTTTGTATGGTGGCTCCTACCGAAATTTTGGCCAGACAACATTACCAAACCGTAATGAACTTTTTAGGCAATATGCCTTTCTTACGAATAGAACTTTTGGTCGGAAAAGAGCCCAAAAAGACCAGGGCAGAAAAAATATTCAGAATCAAAACTGGAGAATCTCTCTTTATCATAGGAACTCATAGCGTTTTCCAGGAAGATGTGACTTTCAAAGATCTGGGGCTTGCCATTATAGACGAACAGCATAAGTTCGGAGTGGAACAAAGAGAAACATTAAGAGCCAAAGGAAAAAATCCGGACATTCTTGCTATGACAGCAACTCCTATTCCAAGAACACTTTGTCTCACTCTATACGGTGATTTGGAATTAGTGACTTTAAAAAATCGTCCAGCCGGAAGAATACCGATCAAGACCTTATGGTTTACCGAAAGCAAAAGATCTGGAGTTTATAAATCCATCCAAAAGTACGTCTCTCAAGGAAGACAATGTTATATAGTTTACCCATTGGTAGAAGAATCCGAAAAATCGGATCTGAAATCTTGTATAGAAGCTTATGAAACATTAAGAAAAGATGTTTTTCCGGAATTCAAAGTGGGACTTCTCCACGGAAAAATGGAAACTTCTGAAAAAGACCGGATCATGAAATTGTTCCAGCAAAACGAGATCAATATCTTAGTAAGTACTACTGTAATAGAGGTTGGAGTGGATGTTCCGAATGCTTCCGTGATGGTCATTGAACATTCGGATAGATTCGGGATCTCTCAGCTTCATCAGTTGAGAGGGCGTGTAGGCCGGGGAAAACACGAGAGTTTTTGTATCTTAATTTCAGACTCCAAAATTACGGAAGAAGCAAGATATAGAATACAGGCCTTAGTAGACTCCGACGATGGATTCTTCTTATCGGAAGCGGACTTGAAATTAAGAGGCCCAGGAGAATTGCTTGGGGTAAGACAAAGTGGACTGCCAGACTTTAAGATCGCTGACTTACGAGAAGACAGTCAATGGATTGAGATTTCGAGAGAAGATGCAGCTCAGTTCGGGAATTTAGGAGATCTGGAAAAATCGGAAATCGTTTCTAGATTTTCGGAAGGCGCTTTGTTATTTTCGAATTAA
- the panB gene encoding 3-methyl-2-oxobutanoate hydroxymethyltransferase: MRDVSKVFPRGPKPVEKKITVLTCYDFMFARILEDSGVDCILVGDTLGVVYQGQPTTLPVTLDEMIYHAKAVRRGAPNTFVVVDLPFLSYQVSLEEGIRSAGKVMKESGCDAVKFEGGGPEILELIYKLERIGIPVMGHIGLTPQSVNVFGGHKIQGKAEQDKARLISEAKGISDAGAFSIVFELIPSTLAKEISESVPIPTIGIGAGAATDGQVLVIYDFLGLNKGFKPKFLKTFLNGYDDVSGAVKNYIQEVRNGSFPGPEHSH; encoded by the coding sequence ATGAGAGATGTTAGCAAAGTATTTCCTAGAGGACCGAAACCCGTAGAAAAAAAAATCACAGTATTAACCTGCTATGATTTTATGTTCGCTCGAATTTTAGAAGATTCCGGCGTAGATTGTATTCTCGTTGGGGACACTCTTGGCGTAGTCTACCAAGGCCAGCCGACCACCTTGCCGGTTACCTTGGACGAGATGATCTATCATGCAAAGGCCGTTAGAAGAGGGGCTCCGAACACATTTGTAGTAGTGGACCTTCCATTTCTAAGCTATCAGGTTTCTTTAGAAGAAGGAATCCGATCTGCAGGAAAGGTAATGAAAGAAAGTGGATGTGACGCTGTAAAATTCGAGGGTGGCGGTCCGGAGATTCTGGAACTTATCTATAAATTGGAAAGAATAGGTATACCTGTTATGGGACATATAGGCCTTACCCCTCAATCCGTGAACGTTTTCGGAGGACATAAAATCCAAGGAAAAGCAGAACAAGATAAGGCCAGATTGATAAGCGAAGCAAAAGGGATCTCCGATGCCGGAGCCTTCTCCATTGTTTTCGAGTTAATACCCTCTACTCTTGCTAAAGAAATTTCCGAATCTGTCCCAATTCCTACGATAGGGATAGGAGCGGGAGCGGCGACCGATGGACAGGTGCTGGTAATTTACGATTTTCTTGGATTGAATAAGGGCTTTAAGCCTAAGTTCTTAAAAACTTTCCTGAATGGATACGACGATGTCTCTGGCGCAGTCAAAAATTATATTCAGGAAGTGAGAAATGGAAGTTTTCCGGGGCCGGAACATTCTCATTAA
- the fcpA gene encoding flagellar coiling protein FcpA, whose translation MKVMKTIFVLLAVVGLNLSLFAQNQGGQDTTDAKAAADKIDELLKGELVPEDDDKNLTEEAKKRKKEIQEQEAIWKNPDFKGYDKNFQELHQLSKAFANNKFRLALTSYQSGVNTVLKMREAVEQYRKEEAEKKRLDEKWYWQKVDRKAREDRVVSRQKLEAKQQALNYFTKAINHLDEIKNPDLRERAEFKRLLSDVYRSWIVTEYDLQNLPQCIPILELYIEVNENEKEYPAHKYLASCYAFEENMIKKYGGASEDQMFKFRHKKNIHLLRATELKYGKDSPEYKHIVALINKDEVISVRP comes from the coding sequence ATGAAGGTGATGAAGACTATATTCGTTCTTCTGGCCGTGGTCGGACTCAACCTCTCCTTGTTCGCACAGAACCAAGGGGGGCAGGATACTACAGATGCCAAGGCGGCAGCTGATAAGATCGACGAACTGCTGAAAGGTGAGCTCGTTCCGGAAGACGACGACAAAAATCTAACGGAAGAAGCTAAGAAACGTAAAAAAGAAATCCAGGAGCAGGAAGCGATCTGGAAGAACCCTGACTTCAAAGGTTACGACAAGAACTTCCAAGAACTCCATCAGCTTTCTAAGGCTTTTGCGAACAATAAGTTCCGCCTGGCCCTAACTAGCTATCAATCCGGAGTGAATACCGTCCTCAAGATGAGGGAAGCTGTTGAGCAGTACCGTAAAGAGGAAGCGGAGAAGAAACGTCTAGACGAGAAATGGTACTGGCAAAAGGTCGACCGTAAAGCTCGCGAGGATCGTGTCGTTTCCCGCCAAAAGTTGGAAGCAAAACAACAAGCATTGAATTATTTCACCAAGGCAATCAACCATTTGGATGAGATCAAGAACCCGGATTTACGTGAACGTGCCGAGTTCAAGAGACTTCTTTCCGATGTATATAGATCTTGGATTGTTACTGAATACGATCTACAAAACTTACCTCAGTGTATTCCTATACTGGAACTCTACATCGAGGTTAATGAAAATGAGAAAGAATACCCAGCTCACAAGTATCTTGCAAGCTGCTATGCTTTCGAAGAAAACATGATCAAGAAATATGGTGGAGCAAGTGAAGACCAGATGTTCAAATTCCGTCACAAGAAAAACATCCACCTTCTCCGCGCTACCGAGCTGAAATACGGAAAGGATTCCCCGGAATACAAACACATCGTTGCTTTGATTAACAAAGACGAAGTGATTTCGGTTCGCCCATAA
- a CDS encoding M15 family metallopeptidase: MLFLFRCLVLVLIFGIFSLNSQTTDETYQGVSETSYLIGDFPKEKALVSFTNPGDTRQFFLRKEAKAAFLKLKQEYKKDNPQERQEPFLISAHRSFSDQKSIWEDKYSGKKKMRESVKGKTPSEIISLILEFSSAPGTSRHHWGTDMDINALENSYFDKGGKGETFYHWMKKNAHKFGFCQPYSAKSERGGKGYNEEKWHWSYAPLSNKFQRAWVDAYKKGKLNFKGKFQGSDFLGDLPLEYVTSINPDCARIE; encoded by the coding sequence ATGCTATTCCTATTCCGATGTTTAGTACTAGTTCTGATTTTTGGTATCTTCTCCCTAAACTCCCAAACGACAGACGAAACCTATCAGGGAGTCTCGGAAACTTCTTACCTGATCGGAGATTTTCCTAAAGAAAAAGCTCTCGTGTCCTTTACAAATCCTGGAGATACAAGACAGTTCTTCTTAAGAAAAGAAGCCAAGGCCGCTTTCTTAAAATTGAAACAAGAATATAAAAAAGACAATCCCCAAGAAAGGCAAGAGCCGTTTCTAATTTCTGCTCATAGGTCTTTTTCGGATCAAAAATCCATTTGGGAAGATAAGTATTCGGGAAAGAAGAAGATGAGAGAATCTGTAAAAGGCAAAACTCCTTCTGAGATTATTTCTTTAATTTTAGAATTTTCGAGCGCTCCCGGCACTTCCCGCCATCACTGGGGAACAGACATGGATATCAATGCTTTGGAAAATTCTTACTTTGATAAAGGAGGAAAAGGGGAAACATTCTATCATTGGATGAAGAAGAATGCTCATAAATTCGGATTCTGCCAGCCTTATTCAGCCAAATCGGAAAGAGGTGGAAAAGGTTATAATGAAGAGAAATGGCATTGGTCTTACGCTCCGCTCTCCAACAAATTCCAAAGAGCCTGGGTGGATGCCTATAAAAAGGGAAAATTAAATTTTAAAGGGAAATTCCAAGGATCCGACTTTTTAGGAGACCTACCCCTGGAATACGTGACTTCTATCAATCCGGACTGTGCCAGAATCGAGTGA
- a CDS encoding N-acetylneuraminate synthase family protein, with translation MDIVELEKGYPETEAKIKALASECGNATEIIRGAVVSDTIHFIGDTRKISDKEGYVKELPGVTRIWNVSLPYKNIARTAAGKNGEVVHRENRIVEVHGKDGLVRKFGTGKHIFLVGPDSPQTYEQTVTIAKQAVEIGKKFGILDRIIFRGGAFKPRTRPTDWRGMGWDGIKLLDRVKEETGLPYVTEVMDHTMAEEVSKHADMIQIGTRNAQDFELLEAVGRTGKPVILKRGFGNEAIEWFSAAEYIANQGNLNIVLCERGVKTLFIKEGYCRNTPDLNVITHAKNQTILPVIFDPSHVAGDDKIVVSNLLASLPFNPDGSITETLHVEEFRKEQMCDAAQALLMSLYEKTVEAILTYEEKIKPLTDKVDSYFLERKGKK, from the coding sequence GTGGACATAGTCGAACTGGAGAAGGGATATCCGGAAACCGAAGCAAAAATAAAGGCTTTGGCCTCCGAATGTGGGAACGCCACCGAGATCATTCGCGGAGCGGTCGTATCCGATACCATTCATTTTATCGGGGATACCCGTAAGATCTCCGACAAGGAAGGTTATGTGAAAGAACTTCCTGGTGTGACTAGAATTTGGAACGTATCATTGCCTTATAAAAATATCGCACGCACTGCTGCCGGTAAAAACGGAGAAGTGGTCCATCGCGAAAACCGAATTGTAGAAGTTCATGGAAAAGACGGATTAGTTCGTAAGTTCGGAACAGGGAAACATATTTTTCTAGTTGGTCCAGATTCTCCTCAGACTTATGAGCAAACTGTTACTATCGCAAAACAAGCGGTAGAGATCGGTAAAAAATTCGGGATCTTGGATCGTATCATCTTTAGAGGTGGAGCATTCAAACCTAGAACTCGTCCGACTGATTGGAGAGGAATGGGTTGGGACGGAATCAAATTACTCGATAGAGTAAAAGAAGAAACCGGCCTTCCTTATGTAACCGAAGTTATGGACCATACCATGGCGGAAGAAGTTTCCAAACATGCGGACATGATCCAGATCGGAACAAGAAATGCTCAAGACTTCGAACTCTTAGAAGCGGTAGGTCGTACGGGCAAACCTGTCATCTTAAAAAGAGGTTTCGGTAACGAAGCTATCGAATGGTTCTCTGCTGCAGAATATATTGCTAATCAAGGAAATTTGAATATTGTTCTTTGTGAAAGAGGAGTGAAAACTCTTTTCATCAAGGAAGGATATTGCCGTAATACTCCGGACCTGAACGTGATTACTCACGCTAAGAACCAGACAATTCTTCCTGTGATCTTCGACCCAAGCCATGTTGCTGGAGATGATAAGATCGTGGTTTCCAATTTGCTGGCTTCTCTTCCATTCAACCCGGATGGGTCCATTACGGAAACCTTACATGTTGAGGAGTTCCGTAAAGAACAGATGTGTGATGCGGCTCAGGCACTTCTCATGTCTCTATACGAAAAAACGGTAGAAGCTATTTTAACCTATGAGGAAAAAATTAAACCTCTAACAGATAAGGTAGATTCTTATTTTTTGGAACGTAAGGGAAAAAAATAA
- a CDS encoding LA_3696 family protein: protein MTEPILLVPKALRNSLGEEGAEALVSLLNQANSGGKKFMEEFVSERFEKRLMEETGKLRLEFKEETNKLRMELKEETAKLWIAIAELRAEMHAGFAGIQEQFKEVYKEIANIHKSIASQTRWMVAVIIASVLPIYLGLAKLIFQ, encoded by the coding sequence ATGACAGAACCAATACTATTAGTTCCCAAAGCGCTCAGGAACAGTTTAGGCGAAGAAGGTGCAGAGGCTCTTGTTAGTCTTTTAAATCAAGCCAATTCGGGAGGAAAAAAGTTTATGGAAGAATTCGTTTCGGAAAGATTTGAGAAAAGACTAATGGAAGAGACTGGTAAACTTCGTTTAGAATTTAAAGAAGAAACAAACAAACTCAGAATGGAATTAAAGGAAGAAACCGCAAAGCTATGGATCGCAATTGCGGAACTAAGAGCAGAGATGCATGCAGGGTTTGCAGGGATCCAAGAACAATTCAAAGAAGTGTATAAAGAAATTGCAAATATTCATAAATCAATCGCTTCTCAAACGAGATGGATGGTTGCTGTGATCATTGCATCTGTTCTTCCTATTTACTTAGGTTTAGCTAAACTGATCTTTCAATAA
- a CDS encoding Hpt domain-containing protein: MLVDWSRLDSLKQGDDEDDIIWLEEMVRSLRKNMNSRLENIKTFTDEKKSVELQAELHQTKGVAANFGLAGVQKNVTEAELKLKEGNLEACLALCQELPSLWEQTKKELAPKFPE; this comes from the coding sequence ATGTTGGTGGATTGGTCTCGTCTAGATTCCCTAAAACAAGGCGATGATGAAGATGATATTATCTGGCTGGAAGAAATGGTACGTTCCTTACGCAAGAACATGAACAGTCGTTTAGAGAATATCAAAACCTTCACTGACGAAAAGAAAAGCGTAGAACTCCAGGCAGAATTACACCAGACAAAAGGTGTCGCCGCAAATTTCGGACTCGCCGGAGTTCAAAAGAATGTTACAGAGGCTGAACTAAAATTGAAGGAAGGAAACTTAGAGGCCTGTTTGGCCCTTTGCCAGGAACTTCCGAGCCTTTGGGAGCAAACCAAAAAAGAATTAGCTCCCAAATTTCCGGAATAG
- the lpxA gene encoding acyl-ACP--UDP-N-acetylglucosamine O-acyltransferase — translation MKIHPTAIVDSKAELHESVEVGAYTIIEKDVVIGEGTVIETGARIFAGTKLGKFNKVHHGAVIGVGPQDLGFDPSTPSKTIIGDNNTFKEYSNIHKGTKVDSPTIIGNRNYVMGNAHVGHDCILGDDNILTHGLVLAGHVTVGNKAFISGLVAVHQFCFVGDYAMIAGCSKVVQDVPPFATADGNPCTIIGLNTVGLKRGGFSPETRSAIKNAYKVIYHSGLNYRTALDQLEKESGHPPEVLQIIKFFRNSDRGVMNHR, via the coding sequence ATGAAAATTCACCCAACAGCCATCGTTGATTCGAAAGCGGAATTACACGAATCCGTCGAAGTCGGTGCGTATACAATTATAGAAAAAGATGTGGTAATCGGCGAAGGAACCGTAATCGAAACCGGAGCCCGAATTTTCGCAGGTACTAAATTAGGTAAATTCAACAAAGTACATCATGGAGCGGTAATCGGAGTAGGTCCTCAGGATCTAGGTTTTGATCCTAGCACTCCTAGCAAAACGATCATCGGAGATAATAATACTTTTAAGGAATATTCCAATATTCACAAGGGAACTAAGGTGGATTCTCCCACTATTATCGGAAATAGAAACTACGTAATGGGGAATGCCCATGTAGGCCATGACTGTATTTTAGGAGATGATAATATTCTAACTCACGGTCTCGTCTTGGCAGGACATGTTACGGTTGGTAATAAAGCATTTATCTCTGGTTTAGTTGCGGTTCACCAATTTTGTTTTGTGGGCGATTATGCGATGATAGCAGGTTGTTCTAAAGTAGTTCAGGATGTTCCTCCTTTTGCTACTGCTGACGGAAACCCTTGTACGATCATCGGTTTAAATACTGTGGGTCTGAAAAGAGGCGGATTTTCTCCTGAGACAAGATCGGCGATTAAGAACGCATACAAGGTGATTTATCATTCAGGTCTAAATTATAGAACTGCTTTGGACCAACTGGAAAAGGAATCAGGTCATCCTCCTGAAGTTCTTCAGATCATTAAGTTCTTTAGGAACAGTGATCGTGGAGTCATGAACCACAGATAA
- the folK gene encoding 2-amino-4-hydroxy-6-hydroxymethyldihydropteridine diphosphokinase: MDKNNHIAFLCLGTNLGDRELYLSDAIQKISAHPEVMVLKKSTALNTEALEVTDQPDFLNQIIQISTHLSPRELLDFLLGIENEMGRVRTIDKGPRVIDIDILSIDDMKVHEKGLHLPHHSLFTRPFILELLNELGEGSLIQAFGNPLEG, translated from the coding sequence ATGGATAAAAATAATCACATCGCATTTTTATGTTTGGGAACGAATTTAGGAGATCGTGAATTGTATCTTTCGGATGCGATTCAAAAGATCAGCGCTCATCCTGAAGTAATGGTCCTAAAAAAAAGTACTGCTTTAAATACGGAAGCTTTAGAAGTTACCGACCAACCTGATTTTTTAAATCAAATTATACAGATCTCTACTCATCTTTCTCCCAGAGAACTTTTGGATTTTTTGCTCGGAATAGAAAATGAAATGGGAAGGGTCCGAACGATAGACAAGGGGCCTCGAGTCATTGACATAGATATTCTATCCATCGACGATATGAAAGTCCATGAGAAGGGTTTACATCTTCCTCATCATAGTCTGTTTACCCGTCCTTTTATATTAGAACTTTTAAATGAACTCGGAGAAGGTTCCCTAATCCAAGCTTTCGGGAATCCTTTGGAGGGATGA
- a CDS encoding flavin-containing monooxygenase, whose product MVAQTLERPSLNQNSQAEKVYDAVIIGTGFAGLCMGIRLKQAGIESFVILEKGNGIGGTWRDNTYPGAACDVQSHLYSFSFAPKSDWSRLFGPQEEILNYMNQCTDYFGIRSYIRTNSEVSGAWFDENTGLWEINTTGGKSYKTKSVVSGTGGLSRPVLPNIKGIDTFKGAKFHSAKWDHNYNLQGKKVAVIGTGASAIQIVPTIAPIVGTLKLFQRTPAWIIPKPDSNISGSVKGIFKFIPPLRWLFRKAIYWLNEIGVLAFAINPKLMKIFEKFAKSFINKSIHSEELRQKLTPNYTIGCKRILLSNDYYPALNRENVELVTDGIEEITASGVKTKDGVEHKVDAIIFATGFQAAEAVSPFEIRGRGGKLLADVWEDGAEAYLGTTVSGFPNLFMIVGPNTGLGHSSMILMIESQVQYALQGIRYLLKKNIKFIDVRKDVQDRYNAEIQRRLGKSVWLTGGCVSWYNTSSGRNTTLWPGFTFEFKARTFFLRPKDYEFVRVDGKAKKPGIGSRVSMVLDATFG is encoded by the coding sequence ATGGTAGCTCAGACATTGGAAAGACCGAGCCTCAATCAGAACTCCCAAGCGGAAAAGGTCTATGATGCGGTCATCATAGGAACCGGATTTGCGGGACTATGTATGGGGATCCGTTTGAAACAAGCGGGAATAGAATCATTTGTTATTTTAGAAAAAGGAAATGGGATTGGAGGAACCTGGAGAGACAATACCTATCCGGGGGCAGCCTGTGATGTTCAGTCCCATTTATATTCTTTTTCTTTCGCACCTAAATCGGATTGGTCCAGACTTTTCGGACCCCAAGAAGAAATCCTAAACTATATGAACCAATGCACGGACTATTTTGGAATCCGTTCATATATTCGCACAAATTCAGAAGTAAGCGGTGCCTGGTTTGATGAAAATACAGGTCTTTGGGAAATTAACACTACGGGAGGGAAATCCTATAAAACAAAATCCGTCGTGAGCGGCACAGGCGGTTTAAGCAGACCCGTTCTTCCGAATATCAAAGGGATTGATACTTTTAAAGGTGCAAAATTCCATTCTGCAAAGTGGGATCATAACTATAATCTCCAAGGGAAGAAGGTAGCAGTGATCGGAACAGGTGCAAGCGCGATCCAAATCGTTCCGACTATTGCTCCAATCGTAGGAACACTAAAACTTTTTCAAAGAACTCCAGCATGGATCATCCCAAAACCGGATAGTAATATCTCAGGTTCGGTAAAGGGGATCTTTAAGTTCATTCCTCCATTGAGATGGTTGTTTAGAAAAGCGATCTATTGGTTGAACGAAATCGGCGTATTAGCTTTCGCAATCAATCCTAAGCTGATGAAAATTTTCGAAAAGTTCGCTAAAAGTTTTATAAACAAGAGCATTCATAGCGAAGAACTCAGACAAAAACTGACCCCGAATTATACGATCGGATGTAAACGTATCCTTCTTTCCAACGATTATTATCCGGCCTTGAATAGAGAAAATGTTGAATTGGTTACAGATGGCATAGAAGAGATCACCGCTTCCGGAGTTAAAACGAAAGACGGAGTTGAACATAAGGTAGATGCGATCATTTTTGCCACAGGTTTCCAAGCAGCAGAAGCGGTTTCGCCATTTGAGATTAGAGGCAGAGGTGGAAAACTTTTGGCAGATGTTTGGGAAGACGGGGCAGAAGCATATTTGGGAACAACTGTTTCCGGTTTTCCGAATCTATTCATGATCGTAGGCCCAAATACAGGTTTAGGTCATAGTTCTATGATTCTGATGATAGAATCCCAAGTACAATATGCTCTCCAGGGAATCCGTTATCTACTTAAGAAAAACATAAAGTTTATAGATGTTCGCAAAGACGTTCAGGATCGCTATAATGCAGAAATCCAAAGACGTCTAGGCAAATCCGTCTGGTTAACCGGAGGATGTGTAAGTTGGTATAATACCAGCTCTGGTAGAAACACGACTCTTTGGCCGGGATTTACTTTCGAATTTAAGGCCAGGACATTCTTCCTTCGTCCTAAGGATTACGAATTCGTTCGTGTGGATGGAAAGGCAAAAAAACCTGGGATCGGCTCCAGAGTTTCTATGGTTTTAGACGCGACCTTCGGTTAA
- a CDS encoding TIGR04452 family lipoprotein: protein MKKIITLLLPLVLTFNCVLFDAVGLSYPDTVDGKEAKSIILTSAVIGSAVSGFEVLSILAPQLAKVEEDKYYNKSDVDDCANEALIINLLTVDLGGFTCDLNPRATIIPFIY from the coding sequence ATGAAAAAAATCATCACTCTTCTTCTGCCTCTGGTATTAACGTTCAATTGTGTTCTGTTCGATGCAGTCGGCTTATCCTATCCGGATACCGTTGATGGAAAAGAAGCAAAAAGTATCATTTTGACAAGTGCAGTTATTGGATCCGCAGTAAGCGGCTTTGAAGTTCTTTCTATTCTTGCTCCTCAATTAGCAAAAGTAGAAGAAGATAAATACTATAATAAATCGGATGTGGACGATTGCGCAAATGAGGCGTTGATTATCAACTTGCTGACTGTGGATCTCGGAGGATTTACCTGCGATTTGAATCCTAGAGCGACAATCATTCCGTTTATCTATTAA
- the zapE gene encoding AFG1/ZapE family ATPase: MNLKNLTLIREGSPSCKFCAGVGFLLEENVKNSSSGVLLLCSCVGESCPCGGKAPYMVYDESQNRMLPCVCHNARMELGRVEYLVKKAGIPARYKYRTLDRMDTTELSFLAAHDWANDIVVKWKERERAQQGLYLWGGTGSGKTLLACAILNELILRYGLECKYAKINRDFLSTIRDSYQKESELHGMEQTIKKQFTDVEVLVLDDFGANKESDWANSQLYDLIDARYEEEKVTILTSNIPPSDWKDKAEGRIFSRLMEMAKQIHLDCPDYRLSHSAFGTH, encoded by the coding sequence ATGAATTTAAAGAATTTAACCCTAATCAGAGAAGGTTCTCCCAGTTGTAAATTCTGCGCAGGAGTCGGATTTCTTTTGGAAGAGAATGTAAAGAATTCCAGCTCTGGAGTTCTGTTACTTTGTTCCTGCGTCGGAGAGTCTTGTCCTTGCGGTGGTAAGGCTCCTTATATGGTCTACGACGAAAGTCAAAATAGAATGTTACCTTGCGTCTGTCATAACGCTAGGATGGAACTCGGCAGGGTAGAATATTTGGTAAAGAAGGCGGGGATCCCTGCTAGATATAAGTATAGAACCCTGGATAGAATGGATACCACCGAACTTTCTTTCTTGGCCGCTCATGACTGGGCAAACGATATCGTAGTAAAATGGAAAGAGAGAGAGAGAGCCCAACAGGGTCTCTATCTTTGGGGTGGAACAGGTTCAGGGAAAACATTACTTGCCTGTGCTATTTTAAACGAACTCATTCTTCGTTACGGATTGGAATGCAAATACGCAAAGATTAATCGTGATTTTCTTTCTACCATTCGAGATAGTTATCAAAAAGAAAGTGAACTTCACGGAATGGAGCAAACCATTAAAAAACAATTCACCGATGTGGAAGTTTTGGTTTTAGACGATTTTGGAGCAAACAAAGAATCCGATTGGGCAAATTCTCAGTTGTACGATCTGATCGATGCAAGATATGAAGAAGAGAAAGTAACCATTCTCACTTCTAATATTCCTCCTAGTGATTGGAAGGATAAAGCAGAAGGAAGGATTTTTTCAAGATTAATGGAGATGGCAAAACAAATCCATTTGGATTGTCCTGATTACCGTCTAAGTCATAGCGCCTTCGGAACTCATTGA